Proteins encoded within one genomic window of Chloroflexota bacterium:
- a CDS encoding polymer-forming cytoskeletal protein, with amino-acid sequence MKRILVVLVMLVFVAFAATPAFAQGSRAGDRVCTSGSTVIRADETVNSVLLFGCGARIQSGAQVRRDIVSSGGDVVIEDKAVVQNDIVVFGGNLDIAGEVLGDVAVFGGNITLESTAVIGGNVAPIGGNLDRKEGAVVRGTVSRGTSGITPPRAPTPPTPFSYNWFANPINVFFGFVRVVLGVIALAAVGALTVAFWPSQTKQVAQVAQGSALPSLGVGCLTWIAVIVLSLLLVITICGIPFAVFVWLAIIIATLVGWVALGWLVGERVMNALHVRQADNVVIAAVVGVFLLALLSAAPIIGWLAGLIVAIMGLGAVVLTRFGTRAYPSLAPATVTPTLPTPPAPPVAPTPPAPPPPAPATESSETGKVES; translated from the coding sequence ATGAAACGCATTTTGGTGGTTTTGGTAATGTTGGTGTTCGTGGCATTCGCGGCGACGCCGGCGTTCGCGCAGGGATCGCGCGCAGGCGACCGTGTGTGTACGAGCGGCTCGACCGTGATTCGCGCAGACGAGACAGTGAACAGCGTGTTATTGTTTGGATGTGGCGCGCGGATCCAGAGTGGCGCGCAAGTTCGCCGCGATATTGTTTCGTCCGGCGGCGATGTGGTGATTGAAGACAAAGCCGTTGTGCAGAACGATATCGTTGTGTTCGGCGGCAATCTCGACATCGCTGGCGAGGTGCTCGGTGATGTCGCGGTGTTCGGCGGCAACATCACGCTCGAATCTACCGCGGTGATCGGCGGCAACGTCGCGCCGATTGGCGGCAACTTGGATCGCAAAGAGGGTGCGGTCGTGCGCGGCACTGTTTCGCGCGGGACATCGGGCATCACCCCACCGCGCGCCCCGACGCCGCCGACGCCGTTTAGCTACAATTGGTTTGCTAACCCGATCAACGTGTTCTTTGGGTTTGTCCGTGTTGTCCTGGGTGTGATTGCGCTCGCGGCGGTTGGTGCGTTGACGGTCGCGTTCTGGCCCTCGCAAACGAAGCAAGTTGCCCAGGTCGCGCAAGGTTCGGCTCTGCCGAGTCTGGGTGTGGGATGCTTGACCTGGATCGCTGTGATCGTACTGTCGTTGTTGCTGGTGATTACGATTTGCGGTATACCCTTTGCGGTGTTCGTCTGGCTCGCGATCATCATCGCGACGCTCGTGGGCTGGGTCGCGCTCGGCTGGCTGGTCGGCGAACGCGTGATGAATGCGTTGCATGTGCGCCAGGCGGACAATGTTGTAATCGCGGCGGTAGTCGGAGTATTCTTGCTCGCATTGCTGAGCGCCGCACCGATCATTGGCTGGCTCGCCGGTTTGATCGTCGCGATAATGGGACTGGGTGCGGTCGTCCTGACGCGATTCGGCACGCGCGCGTATCCATCGCTCGCGCCGGCAACCGTGACGCCAACGCTGCCGACTCCACCCGCGCCGCCGGTTGCGCCCACACCGCCGGCTCCGCCGCCGCCCGCGCCGGCGACAGAGTCATCGGAAACGGGCAAGGTGGAATCGTAG
- a CDS encoding aminomethyl transferase family protein, whose translation MFSMMETLNERFAKLGARFFERDGATLVRDFGDVANDYAALREAGVAYLPPFGVLRVEGADRIAWLHKLVTPNVQAIAPGNGAYGLLLNAKGHIAADFVVLVLNDALLLYTSASAKTKLARDLQRAIFREKVTLTDVSDAYAVFTLQGANAPGALHQTLGGMFQLAPYQFFAMKFFDQELIVVQNPRAGFGGYDLLVPREHAEIFYDLVTARTAAPIGFDALNVARIEAGVAWFGDDFDETMLAPEARLDAFIAENKGCYTGQEVIARIKNRGHVNRLLVRMQIEGETVPERGDLIFAEDKEIGWVTSAVWSFEREAPLAFGYTRREIAQDGARVQVARGEGRLNATVVMSE comes from the coding sequence ATGTTTAGCATGATGGAAACACTGAACGAACGATTTGCAAAACTCGGCGCGCGATTTTTCGAACGCGACGGCGCGACACTCGTGCGCGATTTCGGCGATGTGGCGAACGACTATGCCGCACTGCGCGAAGCCGGCGTCGCGTACTTGCCGCCTTTCGGCGTGCTACGCGTCGAAGGCGCGGATCGCATCGCGTGGCTGCACAAACTCGTCACGCCGAATGTTCAAGCGATTGCGCCAGGAAATGGCGCGTACGGCTTGCTTCTCAACGCGAAAGGTCACATTGCCGCGGACTTTGTCGTGCTTGTCCTGAACGACGCGTTGTTGTTGTACACGAGCGCGTCTGCAAAAACGAAACTCGCACGTGATTTACAGCGTGCGATCTTTCGGGAAAAGGTCACGCTGACCGATGTGAGCGACGCGTACGCGGTGTTCACACTGCAAGGCGCGAACGCGCCCGGCGCGTTGCACCAAACACTCGGCGGCATGTTCCAACTTGCGCCGTACCAATTCTTCGCGATGAAATTCTTCGACCAGGAACTGATCGTCGTCCAAAATCCGCGCGCGGGCTTCGGCGGGTACGATCTGCTCGTGCCGCGCGAGCACGCCGAAATCTTTTACGATTTGGTGACCGCGCGGACTGCCGCGCCCATCGGCTTTGACGCGCTGAACGTCGCGCGCATCGAAGCCGGGGTTGCGTGGTTCGGCGACGATTTTGACGAGACGATGCTCGCACCCGAAGCGCGACTCGACGCGTTCATCGCCGAGAACAAGGGGTGTTATACCGGGCAAGAAGTCATCGCGCGCATCAAGAATCGCGGACACGTCAATCGCTTGCTCGTGCGGATGCAAATCGAAGGTGAAACCGTGCCCGAACGCGGCGACTTGATTTTCGCAGAAGACAAAGAAATCGGCTGGGTCACGAGCGCCGTCTGGTCGTTCGAGCGCGAAGCGCCGCTCGCGTTTGGTTACACAAGACGAGAAATCGCGCAAGATGGCGCGCGCGTCCAAGTCGCGCGCG